One window of Streptomyces sp. SUK 48 genomic DNA carries:
- a CDS encoding YafY family protein, which produces MTTATPARLLQLLSLLQTPREWPGGELAERLAVSRRTVRRDIDRLRELGYPVEATKGADGGYRLVAGKAMPPLVLDDEEAVAIAVGLRAGAGHAVAGVDEASVRALAKLEQVLPARLRHRVSTLQAATTPLTAGDGASIPAQTLTLLASAVAGRERLRFAYRDKEGGASRRLAEPHRLVSTGRRWYLVAYDLDRADWRTFRVDRVSEPFATGVRFEQRELPAGGAAEYLRQSIQQWQEAYGFEVRFAASPAEVAERLPAALGTLTDDGEGGCVLTGGTGDPVEWLTVRLALTGYEFAVRAPDELVACVRELGGRLSRAGGV; this is translated from the coding sequence ATGACGACCGCCACCCCGGCACGGCTGCTCCAGTTGCTCTCCCTCCTCCAGACGCCCCGTGAGTGGCCCGGCGGTGAGCTGGCCGAACGGCTCGCGGTGTCGCGCCGTACCGTGCGGCGGGACATCGACCGGCTGCGCGAGCTGGGTTATCCGGTGGAGGCGACGAAGGGTGCGGACGGCGGGTACCGGCTGGTCGCGGGCAAGGCGATGCCGCCGCTGGTGCTGGACGACGAGGAGGCCGTCGCCATCGCGGTCGGGCTGCGGGCCGGTGCCGGGCACGCGGTGGCGGGCGTGGACGAGGCGTCGGTGCGGGCCCTCGCCAAGCTGGAGCAGGTCCTGCCGGCCCGGCTGCGGCACCGGGTGTCCACCCTCCAGGCCGCGACCACCCCGCTGACCGCCGGGGACGGCGCGAGCATCCCCGCACAGACGCTGACGCTGCTGGCCTCGGCCGTGGCGGGCCGGGAGCGGCTGCGGTTCGCCTATCGCGACAAGGAGGGCGGCGCGTCCCGCCGGCTGGCCGAGCCGCACCGGCTGGTGTCGACGGGGCGGCGCTGGTACCTGGTCGCGTACGACCTCGACCGAGCGGACTGGCGCACGTTCCGGGTGGACCGGGTGAGCGAGCCGTTCGCCACCGGAGTCCGGTTCGAGCAGCGGGAGTTGCCGGCGGGCGGCGCGGCGGAGTATCTGCGGCAGTCGATCCAGCAGTGGCAGGAGGCGTACGGGTTCGAGGTGCGGTTCGCCGCGTCCCCGGCGGAGGTCGCCGAACGGCTCCCGGCGGCGCTCGGGACGCTCACGGACGACGGCGAGGGCGGCTGTGTCCTGACGGGCGGCACCGGCGACCCCGTGGAGTGGCTGACCGTCCGGCTGGCGCTGACGGGGTACGAGTTCGCCGTCCGGGCACCGGATGAACTGGTCGCGTGCGTCAGGGAGTTGGGGGGACGGCTGAGCCGGGCCGGGGGCGTCTGA
- a CDS encoding TetR family transcriptional regulator, whose amino-acid sequence MSTTPSPTPRSTSGSTPQSPPGAGPAPSLTERRKAETRMEIARAAAALFVHQGLRATRAEDIAQQAGIAPRTFYRYFATKEEAVAPLYAAGAQRWAEAVRAAPAGLTVPQALEHAAEHTLTPGAGVSAASWEWVRTLIRLSDTSPGLRKVWAEVGQTSEEALAEILARRLTTPGWGAASTEGTGAVAAGAVGEGVAAGETPAGEPYGSGAFAGEPYAGEPYAGSREPAVLRERAALRAPSVLRVPGSREAPPVRSAHRPVRNPVPVRSPFPAPGRTRRRSPSP is encoded by the coding sequence ATGAGCACCACCCCCAGTCCTACCCCCCGCTCCACCTCCGGCTCCACCCCGCAGTCACCTCCCGGCGCCGGGCCGGCGCCCTCGCTCACCGAGCGCCGCAAGGCCGAGACCCGGATGGAGATCGCCCGGGCCGCGGCCGCGCTGTTCGTCCACCAGGGACTGCGGGCCACCCGTGCCGAGGACATCGCCCAGCAGGCGGGCATCGCACCGCGCACCTTCTACCGCTACTTCGCCACCAAGGAAGAGGCGGTCGCGCCCCTCTACGCCGCCGGCGCCCAGCGCTGGGCCGAGGCCGTCCGCGCCGCCCCGGCCGGGCTCACCGTCCCGCAGGCCCTGGAACACGCCGCCGAGCACACCCTCACCCCCGGCGCCGGGGTCTCCGCGGCCTCCTGGGAATGGGTCCGCACCCTGATCCGCCTGAGCGACACCAGCCCCGGCCTGCGCAAGGTCTGGGCCGAGGTGGGCCAGACGTCGGAGGAGGCGCTCGCGGAGATCCTCGCGCGGCGGCTGACGACGCCGGGATGGGGAGCGGCGTCCACGGAGGGGACGGGCGCGGTGGCGGCGGGCGCGGTGGGAGAAGGGGTGGCTGCGGGGGAGACGCCTGCGGGGGAGCCGTACGGGAGCGGGGCGTTCGCGGGGGAGCCGTACGCGGGGGAGCCGTACGCGGGGAGCCGGGAGCCGGCCGTGCTCCGGGAGCGGGCCGCACTCCGGGCGCCGTCCGTGCTTCGAGTGCCGGGAAGCCGGGAGGCGCCTCCGGTCCGCTCGGCGCACCGGCCGGTGCGGAACCCGGTCCCGGTGCGGAGCCCGTTCCCGGCGCCGGGCCGGACGAGGCGCCGCTCGCCGTCCCCGTGA
- the mscL gene encoding large conductance mechanosensitive channel protein MscL, translating into MSAKKEPSVLQGFRAFLMRGNVIDLAVAVVIGAAFTNIVNAVVKGIINPLVGAIGTQNLDNYSTCLSDSCHGTHGIQLMWGSVLGAALSFLITATVVYFLMVLPMSKYLARQAARKAAREGTQEVLEVSELEVLKEIRDALIAQRGTGHDDH; encoded by the coding sequence GTGAGCGCGAAGAAGGAACCGAGCGTCCTGCAAGGCTTCAGGGCCTTCCTGATGCGCGGCAATGTCATCGACCTGGCAGTGGCGGTCGTCATCGGCGCCGCCTTCACGAACATCGTCAACGCGGTGGTGAAGGGGATCATCAACCCGCTGGTCGGCGCGATCGGCACCCAGAACCTGGACAACTACAGCACGTGCCTGAGCGACTCGTGCCACGGAACGCACGGCATCCAGCTGATGTGGGGTTCCGTCCTCGGCGCCGCGCTGTCCTTCCTGATCACCGCCACGGTGGTGTACTTCCTGATGGTCCTGCCGATGTCGAAGTACCTGGCCCGGCAGGCGGCCCGCAAGGCGGCGCGGGAGGGCACCCAGGAGGTCCTCGAGGTGTCCGAGCTGGAGGTGCTCAAGGAGATCCGCGACGCCCTGATCGCCCAGCGCGGCACGGGCCACGACGACCACTGA
- a CDS encoding low temperature requirement protein A produces the protein MTPSSTPAPAAPGASHPASHASGPVRRLTARGRDEAHRVSSPLELLFDLCFVVAVSQAGVQLVHAVSAGHPGTGVLNYAMVFFAIWWAWMNFSWFASAYDNDDVLYRVVTLVQIAGVLVLAAGVSRAFQQHDYMTVWLGYVIMRLAMATQWLRAARTAEGGERRAALRYAGGVLLCQVGWAGLVVLPQPARPWVFLVMAIAEMCVPLFAEREYETSWHPHHIAERYGLFTIIVLGETIASATVAVKSAVDEHSALGELLPIAAGGLLIVFSAWWIYFVVPIHGHLRSGGRAFLWGYGHYLIFSSAAAIGAGLEVAVEETVGSAHLSTAAASAAVTLPTALYLLTVWALHARHFKVGIAQQLVLPVTALLVLGCTFLGGWSVLAAGLVCAAAVATGVTLTARMVRRERTANAGTATG, from the coding sequence ATGACGCCGAGTTCCACCCCGGCGCCCGCTGCTCCGGGCGCATCCCACCCCGCATCCCACGCCTCCGGCCCCGTGCGACGGCTCACCGCGCGCGGGCGGGACGAGGCCCACCGGGTCTCCTCCCCGCTGGAGCTCCTCTTCGACCTGTGTTTCGTCGTGGCGGTCTCCCAGGCGGGCGTGCAGCTGGTGCACGCCGTCTCCGCGGGCCACCCCGGCACCGGGGTCCTCAACTACGCGATGGTGTTCTTCGCCATCTGGTGGGCCTGGATGAACTTCTCCTGGTTCGCCTCGGCGTACGACAACGACGACGTGCTCTACCGGGTCGTCACCCTGGTGCAGATCGCCGGCGTCCTGGTGCTGGCCGCCGGTGTCTCCCGGGCCTTCCAGCAGCACGACTACATGACGGTCTGGCTCGGCTACGTGATCATGCGGCTCGCGATGGCCACCCAGTGGCTGAGAGCCGCGCGGACCGCCGAGGGCGGCGAACGCAGGGCCGCGCTGCGCTACGCGGGCGGGGTGCTGCTGTGCCAGGTCGGCTGGGCCGGTCTGGTGGTGCTGCCGCAGCCCGCCCGCCCCTGGGTGTTCCTGGTGATGGCGATCGCGGAGATGTGCGTGCCGCTGTTCGCCGAGCGGGAGTACGAGACCTCCTGGCATCCGCACCACATCGCCGAGCGGTACGGACTGTTCACGATCATCGTGCTCGGCGAGACGATCGCCTCCGCCACGGTCGCCGTGAAGTCGGCCGTGGACGAGCACTCGGCACTGGGCGAGCTGCTGCCGATCGCGGCGGGCGGGCTCCTGATCGTGTTCTCCGCCTGGTGGATCTACTTCGTGGTGCCCATCCACGGTCATCTGCGCTCCGGCGGACGGGCGTTCCTGTGGGGGTACGGCCACTATCTGATCTTCTCCTCGGCGGCGGCGATCGGCGCGGGCCTGGAGGTGGCCGTGGAGGAGACGGTCGGCTCGGCACACCTGTCCACGGCGGCCGCGTCGGCGGCGGTGACCCTGCCGACGGCGCTGTATCTGCTGACCGTCTGGGCCCTGCACGCACGGCACTTCAAGGTGGGCATCGCCCAGCAGCTGGTGCTGCCGGTCACCGCGCTGCTGGTGCTCGGCTGCACCTTCCTGGGCGGCTGGTCGGTGCTCGCGGCGGGCCTGGTCTGCGCGGCGGCGGTGGCGACCGGGGTGACCCTGACGGCCCGCATGGTCCGGAGGGAGCGCACGGCGAACGCCGGGACAGCGACCGGCTGA
- a CDS encoding P1 family peptidase, which produces MTVDALTDVAGVRVGHATRTGDGRLTGTTVVLAPEGGAVAAVDVRGGGPGTKETDALDPRNVVQRVDAIVLTGGSAYGLDAASGVMAWLEERGRGVRVGLDPAHVVPVVPAACVFDLGRGGDFRARPDASTGRAAVEAAAATEAGAPVAQGCVGAGTGAATGWLKGGIGTASTVLDSGITVAALVVANAAGSVMDPETGVLYGELYDGRVAYPQRQVHEAALRRLEESGAGRTPPPLNTTLAVVATDADLTKAQAQKLAGTAHDGIARAVRPVHLLHDGDTVFTLATGARPLAAHPLALNELLAAGADLVTRAIVRAVRAAEPVDGPGGAWPSYGELYGLP; this is translated from the coding sequence ATGACAGTTGACGCGCTGACAGATGTCGCCGGGGTGCGGGTCGGACACGCCACCCGGACCGGGGACGGGCGGCTCACCGGGACCACCGTCGTACTGGCACCGGAGGGCGGGGCCGTGGCCGCCGTGGACGTGCGCGGGGGCGGGCCCGGCACCAAGGAGACCGACGCGCTCGATCCGCGCAATGTGGTCCAGCGGGTCGACGCGATCGTGCTCACCGGGGGCAGCGCCTACGGGCTCGACGCGGCATCCGGGGTGATGGCCTGGCTGGAGGAGCGGGGCCGGGGCGTGCGAGTGGGTCTTGATCCGGCGCATGTTGTGCCGGTGGTGCCCGCCGCCTGCGTCTTCGACCTGGGGCGCGGCGGTGACTTCCGGGCCCGCCCGGACGCCTCGACGGGCCGCGCGGCGGTGGAGGCGGCGGCCGCGACCGAGGCGGGCGCCCCGGTGGCGCAGGGCTGTGTGGGGGCCGGGACCGGCGCGGCGACCGGCTGGCTCAAGGGCGGCATCGGCACGGCGAGCACGGTCCTGGACTCGGGGATCACGGTCGCCGCCCTGGTGGTCGCGAACGCGGCGGGTTCGGTGATGGATCCGGAGACGGGGGTGCTGTACGGGGAGTTGTACGACGGCCGGGTCGCGTACCCGCAGCGGCAGGTGCACGAGGCCGCGCTGCGGCGGCTGGAGGAGTCCGGGGCGGGCCGTACGCCGCCGCCGCTGAACACGACGCTGGCGGTCGTCGCCACCGACGCCGACCTGACCAAGGCCCAGGCCCAGAAGCTGGCCGGCACCGCGCACGACGGCATCGCCCGCGCCGTCCGCCCGGTCCACCTGCTGCACGACGGGGACACGGTCTTCACCCTGGCCACCGGCGCCCGGCCGCTCGCCGCCCACCCGCTCGCCCTCAACGAGCTGCTCGCGGCGGGCGCGGACCTGGTGACCCGGGCGATCGTGCGGGCGGTGCGCGCGGCCGAGCCGGTCGACGGACCGGGCGGAGCGTGGCCGTCGTACGGGGAGTTGTACGGCCTCCCGTAG
- a CDS encoding class III extradiol ring-cleavage dioxygenase, protein MSVAATERAAEERMPALYLSHGAPPLADDPVWPGQLAAWAAALPRPKAILIVSAHWEEAPLALGAIETVPLVYDFWGFPEHYYRVRYDAPGAPELAASVRKLLRAPGTPVQDMPDRGLDHGAYVPLVEMFPRADIPVLQVSMPTLDPRRLMEVGRRLAPLRDEGVLIIGSGFFTHNLAALRQPGGSVPSWSAEFDDWGRRALADRDWDALLDFLGKAPAGRYAHPRTEHFAPLFVTMGAAEAAGELDAQKSVIDGFWLGLAKRSVQFG, encoded by the coding sequence ATGTCCGTCGCCGCCACGGAGCGCGCCGCCGAGGAGCGCATGCCCGCCCTGTACCTCAGCCACGGCGCCCCGCCGCTCGCCGACGACCCGGTGTGGCCCGGCCAGCTCGCCGCCTGGGCCGCGGCGCTGCCCCGCCCCAAGGCCATCCTCATCGTCTCCGCCCACTGGGAGGAGGCCCCGCTCGCCCTCGGCGCGATCGAGACCGTCCCGCTGGTCTACGACTTCTGGGGCTTCCCGGAGCACTACTACCGGGTCCGGTACGACGCCCCCGGCGCGCCGGAGCTGGCCGCGTCGGTCCGCAAGCTGCTGCGCGCCCCCGGTACACCCGTCCAGGACATGCCCGACCGCGGCCTCGACCACGGTGCCTACGTCCCCCTCGTCGAGATGTTCCCGCGGGCCGACATCCCGGTGCTCCAGGTCTCCATGCCCACCCTCGACCCGAGGCGGCTCATGGAGGTCGGCCGCAGGCTCGCCCCGCTGCGCGACGAGGGCGTGCTGATCATCGGCTCCGGCTTCTTCACCCACAACCTGGCCGCCCTGCGTCAGCCGGGCGGGTCCGTGCCGAGCTGGTCCGCCGAGTTCGACGACTGGGGCCGGCGCGCCCTGGCGGACCGCGACTGGGACGCCCTCCTCGACTTCCTGGGCAAGGCCCCGGCCGGCCGGTACGCCCACCCGCGCACCGAACACTTCGCCCCGCTCTTCGTCACCATGGGCGCGGCGGAGGCCGCCGGCGAGCTGGACGCGCAGAAGTCGGTGATCGACGGGTTCTGGCTGGGGCTGGCGAAGCGGTCGGTGCAGTTCGGGTAG
- a CDS encoding S-methyl-5'-thioadenosine phosphorylase, translated as MANAEIGVIGGSGFYSFLDDVTEVQVDTPYGPPSDSLFLGEIAGRRVAFLPRHGRGHHLPPHRINYRANLWALRSVGVRQVLGPSAVGGLRAEYGPGTLLVPDQFVDRTKSRAQSYFDGLPLPDGTVPNVVHVSLADPYCPTGRAVALKAARGRDWEPVDGGTLVVVEGPRFSTRAESLWHQAQGWSVVGMTGHPEAALARELELCYTSMTLVTDLDAGAETGEGVSHEEVLQVFAANVERLRGVLFDAVATLPATGERDCLCVNALGGMDPGFELP; from the coding sequence ATGGCGAACGCAGAGATCGGCGTAATCGGCGGCTCGGGCTTCTACTCGTTCCTCGACGACGTGACCGAGGTACAAGTGGACACCCCCTACGGGCCGCCCAGTGACTCCCTGTTCCTCGGCGAGATCGCCGGCCGGCGGGTCGCCTTCCTGCCCCGGCACGGCCGCGGCCACCATCTGCCGCCGCACCGCATCAACTACCGCGCCAACCTGTGGGCGCTGCGTTCCGTCGGTGTCCGGCAGGTCCTCGGCCCCTCCGCGGTGGGCGGGCTGCGCGCCGAGTACGGCCCCGGCACGCTGCTGGTGCCGGACCAGTTCGTGGACCGTACGAAGTCCCGCGCCCAGTCGTACTTCGACGGGCTGCCGCTGCCCGACGGCACGGTGCCGAACGTCGTGCACGTGTCCCTGGCCGACCCCTACTGCCCCACCGGGCGGGCGGTCGCGCTGAAGGCCGCCCGCGGCCGGGACTGGGAGCCGGTGGACGGCGGCACGCTGGTCGTGGTCGAGGGGCCGCGCTTCTCCACCCGCGCCGAGTCGCTCTGGCACCAGGCGCAGGGCTGGTCGGTGGTGGGCATGACCGGCCACCCCGAGGCGGCGCTCGCCCGCGAACTGGAGCTGTGCTACACCTCCATGACCCTGGTCACGGACCTCGACGCGGGTGCCGAGACCGGCGAGGGCGTCTCCCACGAGGAGGTCCTCCAGGTGTTCGCCGCCAATGTGGAACGGCTGCGCGGTGTGCTCTTCGACGCGGTGGCCACGCTGCCGGCGACCGGCGAGCGGGACTGCCTGTGCGTGAACGCGCTCGGCGGGATGGACCCGGGCTTCGAGCTGCCTTAG
- a CDS encoding FmdB family zinc ribbon protein, giving the protein MPTYQYQCTECGEGLEAVQKFTDDALTECPHCNGRLKKVFSAVGIVFKGSGFYRNDSRGSTSSSSPATKPSGSSSSDAKPSSAPASSDSKSASTSTSSSAGTSAA; this is encoded by the coding sequence GTGCCGACCTACCAGTACCAGTGCACCGAGTGCGGCGAGGGCCTCGAGGCGGTGCAGAAGTTCACCGACGACGCCCTGACCGAGTGCCCCCACTGCAACGGGCGCCTGAAGAAGGTGTTCTCCGCGGTCGGCATCGTCTTCAAGGGCTCCGGCTTCTACCGCAACGATTCGCGCGGCTCCACGTCGAGCAGCAGCCCGGCGACGAAGCCGTCCGGCTCCTCGTCGTCCGACGCGAAGCCGTCCTCGGCCCCGGCGTCGTCCGACTCCAAGTCGGCGTCGACGTCCACGTCGAGCTCGGCCGGCACGTCCGCCGCCTGA
- a CDS encoding Ig-like domain-containing protein — protein sequence MTTPDIAARRALGACAALMVGALTLTACGGDANASNKGGGKDSPKTSTAKIAISAKDGATDASVNATGVKVSDGTLTDVKMTLSGSAQAVPGAISADGHSWKPKQRLELGTKYQIAARAKDADGRPAAANAIFSTVSSASSFIGTYTPDDGSTVGVGMPVSFTFNKSISDKKAVQSHIAVNSSSGQEVVGHWFGDRRLDFRPKDYWKAGSKVTMKIDLDHVQGAQGIYGVQKKTVSFTVGRSQVSTVDVGTQTMTVVRDGRTLKSVPISGGSAEHTTYNGQMVISEKFTQTRMNGSTVGFGGEYDIPDVPHAMRLTSSGTFLHGNYWYNRGNPPFGRQGTSHGCVGLADVQGAQGDTPAKWFFDNSLVGDVVIVKNSPDTTVSPDNGLNGWNMSWSAWTAGSAA from the coding sequence GTGACAACGCCGGACATTGCAGCGCGGCGCGCACTGGGGGCCTGTGCCGCCCTGATGGTCGGCGCCCTCACCCTGACCGCCTGCGGCGGCGACGCCAACGCCTCGAACAAGGGCGGCGGCAAGGACTCCCCGAAGACCTCGACGGCGAAGATAGCGATCTCGGCGAAGGACGGCGCGACGGACGCGTCCGTCAACGCGACCGGGGTGAAGGTCAGCGACGGCACGCTGACCGACGTGAAGATGACCCTGTCGGGCTCGGCGCAGGCCGTGCCGGGGGCGATATCGGCGGACGGCCACAGCTGGAAGCCGAAGCAGCGCCTCGAACTCGGCACGAAGTACCAGATAGCCGCGCGGGCGAAGGACGCCGACGGGCGCCCGGCGGCGGCCAACGCCATCTTCAGCACCGTGAGTTCGGCGAGCAGCTTCATCGGCACCTACACGCCGGACGACGGCAGCACGGTCGGTGTGGGCATGCCGGTGTCGTTCACCTTCAACAAGTCGATCAGCGACAAGAAGGCCGTGCAGTCGCACATCGCGGTCAACTCCAGCAGCGGCCAGGAGGTGGTCGGGCACTGGTTCGGCGACCGGCGCCTGGACTTCCGGCCGAAGGACTACTGGAAGGCCGGCTCCAAGGTCACGATGAAGATCGACCTGGACCATGTGCAGGGCGCCCAGGGCATCTACGGCGTGCAGAAGAAGACCGTCTCCTTCACGGTGGGGCGCTCGCAGGTCTCCACGGTCGACGTCGGCACGCAGACGATGACCGTGGTGCGCGACGGCCGGACGCTCAAGTCGGTGCCGATCTCCGGGGGCAGCGCGGAACACACCACGTACAACGGTCAGATGGTGATCTCCGAGAAGTTCACCCAGACCCGGATGAACGGCTCGACGGTCGGCTTCGGCGGGGAGTACGACATCCCGGACGTGCCGCACGCGATGCGCCTGACGTCCTCGGGCACCTTCCTCCACGGCAACTACTGGTACAACCGGGGCAATCCGCCGTTCGGCCGGCAGGGCACCAGCCACGGCTGCGTGGGCCTCGCGGACGTGCAGGGCGCGCAGGGCGACACCCCGGCGAAGTGGTTCTTCGACAACTCGCTCGTCGGCGACGTGGTGATCGTGAAGAACTCCCCCGACACCACCGTGTCCCCGGACAACGGCCTCAATGGCTGGAACATGTCCTGGAGCGCCTGGACCGCCGGAAGTGCCGCCTGA
- a CDS encoding sigma-70 family RNA polymerase sigma factor, with protein MATRAVARRKSAASGETADSASSVRAHGGEIADRDLVGMYLDEIARTPLLDAAKEVELSQTIEAGVFARQVLDGFEDTTSDATREELETLVAASERAKDVFIRSNLRLVVAVARRYPRSGLPLLDLIQEGNAGLVRAVEKFDYRKGFKFSTYATWWIRQAITRSIADQSRTIRLPVHLVEELGRIRRVQREFNREHGREPEPTEIAAELGSTPERVTDVLDWARDPVSLNMAVDDQGETQFGDLLEDTSAVSPEQSVMTLLRSEELDDLIGRLDQRTASIIKMRYGIEDGRERTLTEVGKEHGLTRERIRQIEKHALLELKKLARDTGFDAAA; from the coding sequence ATGGCAACCCGTGCCGTCGCCCGTCGTAAGTCCGCCGCCTCCGGCGAGACGGCCGACTCGGCAAGCAGTGTTCGCGCTCATGGCGGCGAGATCGCGGACCGCGACCTGGTCGGCATGTACCTCGACGAGATAGCGCGCACACCGCTGCTCGACGCCGCCAAGGAGGTCGAGCTGTCCCAGACCATCGAGGCGGGTGTGTTCGCGCGACAGGTTCTCGACGGGTTCGAGGACACCACCTCGGACGCCACCCGTGAGGAGCTGGAAACCCTGGTCGCCGCGAGTGAGCGGGCCAAGGACGTCTTCATCCGCTCCAACCTGCGCCTGGTCGTCGCGGTCGCGCGGCGCTACCCGCGCAGCGGTCTGCCCCTGCTCGACCTGATCCAGGAGGGCAACGCGGGCCTGGTGCGCGCCGTCGAGAAGTTCGACTACCGCAAGGGCTTCAAGTTCTCCACGTACGCCACCTGGTGGATCCGCCAGGCCATCACCCGCTCCATCGCCGACCAGTCGCGCACCATCCGCCTCCCCGTCCACCTGGTGGAGGAGCTGGGCCGCATCCGCCGGGTGCAGCGCGAGTTCAACCGGGAGCACGGCCGCGAGCCGGAGCCGACGGAGATCGCGGCGGAGCTGGGCTCCACGCCGGAGCGCGTCACCGACGTCCTCGACTGGGCCCGTGACCCGGTCTCGCTGAACATGGCGGTGGACGACCAGGGCGAGACCCAGTTCGGCGACCTGCTGGAGGACACCTCCGCGGTCAGCCCCGAGCAGTCCGTGATGACCCTGCTGCGCAGCGAGGAGCTGGACGACCTGATCGGCCGCCTGGACCAGCGCACGGCCTCCATCATCAAGATGCGGTACGGCATCGAGGACGGCCGCGAGCGCACCCTGACCGAGGTCGGCAAGGAGCACGGTCTGACCCGTGAGCGCATCCGGCAGATCGAGAAGCACGCCCTGCTGGAGCTGAAGAAGCTGGCGCGGGACACCGGGTTCGACGCGGCGGCGTAA
- a CDS encoding DUF6227 family protein, with translation MSVPYETAAPEPAESPESPEDHLARLLGRALNSFELPDEVILRLDCALAYDSSLHSAHHSAGLHRETYRHTWLLADGSAVTLWELAHNTTPGSAPDHEVYTDEEELHTATSRLGLPPDAPELELPAPTWLWAVPAPRHVFACGDSADHARRLLRRAENADHPGDRTADLLATATAHEITQAFGRPGRAGRSGLSYVLYEHAFLLPDDSEISLWEVEHTATPDGRHMCEVYMSEDAARSAMERRAARLG, from the coding sequence TTGAGCGTTCCGTACGAGACGGCAGCGCCCGAACCAGCCGAGTCGCCCGAGTCGCCCGAGGATCACCTCGCGCGACTCCTCGGCCGCGCCCTGAACTCCTTCGAACTGCCCGACGAGGTGATCCTGCGGCTCGACTGCGCTTTGGCGTACGACAGTTCGCTGCACTCCGCGCACCACAGCGCCGGGCTGCACCGGGAGACGTACCGGCACACCTGGCTGCTCGCCGACGGTTCGGCGGTCACGCTGTGGGAGCTGGCGCACAACACCACTCCGGGCAGCGCCCCGGACCATGAGGTGTACACCGACGAGGAGGAGCTGCATACGGCCACCTCGCGCCTCGGATTACCCCCGGACGCGCCCGAACTGGAGCTGCCCGCGCCGACCTGGCTGTGGGCGGTCCCCGCGCCCCGGCATGTGTTCGCCTGCGGCGACTCCGCCGACCACGCCCGCCGGCTGCTGCGCCGCGCGGAGAACGCGGACCATCCCGGCGACCGCACGGCGGACCTGCTGGCCACGGCGACGGCGCACGAGATCACCCAGGCTTTCGGCCGTCCGGGCCGGGCGGGCCGCTCGGGGCTGAGTTATGTGCTGTACGAGCACGCGTTCCTGCTGCCGGACGACAGCGAGATCTCCCTGTGGGAGGTCGAGCACACGGCGACGCCGGACGGCCGCCATATGTGCGAGGTGTACATGTCGGAGGACGCGGCCCGTTCCGCGATGGAGCGGCGCGCGGCACGACTGGGGTGA